Proteins from a genomic interval of Quercus lobata isolate SW786 chromosome 11, ValleyOak3.0 Primary Assembly, whole genome shotgun sequence:
- the LOC115967429 gene encoding F-box/kelch-repeat protein At1g22040-like gives MGSVLSLNNSRIEQHEFSQSDFCKRQRLSLDFCEENSRLIPSLPDEISFQILARLPRINYLKLKLVSQAWKAAILSSELFKLRKELGKTEEWLYILTKVQNDKLLWYALDPLSRRWQRLPRMPNFAFEDESKKGLNALRMWNMVGSSIKIADAIRGWLGRKDAFDRMRLCGCAIGAVDGCLYVLGGFSRASTMKCVWRYDPILNVWSEATPMSIGRAYCKTGILNNKLYVVGGVSRSQGRLTPLQSAEFFDPITGVWSQIPSMPFTKAQVLPTAFLADLLKPIATGITSYRGRLFVPQSLYCWPFFVDVGGEVYDPEMNSWVEMPIGMGEGWPARQAGTKLSVTVDGELYALDPASSLDSAMIKVYDYQDDAWKVVAGDVPIRNFTASESPYLLASLLRKLHVVTKDANHNIAVLEADIQNHLASFPPAPLPLDDAIHEHAEAAAESETDLWKVIGTCSVGSAELVSCQTLCI, from the coding sequence GAGATATCTTTTCAGATTCTTGCTAGGCTTCCTAGGATTAATTATTTGAAGCTTAAGTTGGTGTCTCAGGCCTGGAAGGCTGCCATTCTAAGCTCTGAACTTTTCAAATTGAGAAAAGAACTTGGAAAAACAGAGGAATGGTTGTATATATTAACAAAGGTTCAAAATGATAAGCTACTATGGTATGCTTTGGACCCTCTTTCCCGAAGATGGCAGAGGCTGCCCCGAATGCcaaattttgcttttgaagATGAATCTAAAAAGGGTTTGAATGCCCTTCGGATGTGGAATATGGTAGGCTCAAGTATCAAAATTGCTGATGCCATAAGAGGTTGGCTTGGGAGGAAGGATGCATTTGATAGAATGCGTCTTTGTGGTTGTGCTATTGGGGCTGTTGATGGCTGCCTCTATGTGCTAGGGGGATTCTCCAGAGCTTCAACCATGAAATGTGTCTGGCGGTATGATCCAATTTTAAATGTTTGGAGTGAAGCAACTCCTATGTCAATTGGTAGAGCTTATTGTAAGACAGGCATCTTGAACAATAAGCTTTATGTTGTTGGGGGGGTTTCTAGGAGTCAAGGTAGATTGACCCCACTTCAGTCTGCAGAATTTTTCGATCCAATTACAGGTGTATGGTCTCAAATACCAAGCATGCCTTTTACAAAAGCTCAGGTGCTACCAACTGCCTTCCTGGCTGATCTGCTCAAGCCTATTGCCACTGGTATAACATCATATAGGGGAAGATTATTTGTGCCTCAGAGTTTATATTGCTGGCCATTTTTTGTTGATGTGGGGGGGGAAGTTTATGATCCGGAGATGAATTCATGGGTTGAAATGCCAATTGGAATGGGAGAGGGCTGGCCTGCAAGGCAAGCAGGAACAAAATTGAGTGTGACTGTCGATGGTGAGCTATATGCACTGGATCCAGCTAGTTCTCTTGATAGTGCCATGATCAAGGTATATGATTACCAAGACGATGCTTGGAAAGTTGTTGCAGGAGATGTTCCCATCCGTAACTTCACTGCTTCAGAGTCTCCCTATCTACTAGCCAGTTTACTTAGGAAGCTTCATGTGGTCACTAAAGATGCCAATCACAATATTGCTGTCCTGGAGGCTGATATACAGAATCATTTAGCTTCCTTCCCACCAGCTCCATTGCCATTGGATGATGCCATTCATGAACATGCTGAAGCTGCTGCAGAATCGGAAACAGATCTTTGGAAGGTAATTGGCACTTGCAGTGTTGGGTCAGCTGAACTGGTTAGCTGTCAAACCCTTTGTATTTGA